A genomic window from Paramormyrops kingsleyae isolate MSU_618 chromosome 23, PKINGS_0.4, whole genome shotgun sequence includes:
- the LOC111846912 gene encoding uncharacterized protein — translation MEGSSYDDSDDISFILCEVCNAKIRGETQYKIHLTENQHLKKEDALIARGLFRREKPLPKWTSISQYIDYLQLDEPIIGLQHLVEVDSSGPGLRYLCRLCFTEADLPGITNHILSRKHRQKYLVTNRPDLVTWNVNNVNQLGKLVRAKAEVVERQDGRGLPEERKRKREVKPHPGSFRVTLKETPGGMEDQQHYSKARQNQAMGGFRRWEARREMTGSGRGFNEKDRYGQRYGRGDSYGRGYHEEDRDEQRYQEDGSYDEEYPYKAPYEQRYQDAEPYREAYAGGSQFGQEHLDEGDSWQGRQEEWGHHDDADRRRQRFPDSSEERKRERLVHLLRDCAQKSQHTDLPEGHVGGRGNRAEGPDRGFGYSRRDERRVPFDGEQARKPAMYNRDDGTRSTQFDGPEYDRGERSSYHRELPYRDDDRLSREDNNLPRKRMRPDPGLQKQVDCRRAEQQSVKQNILDVLNNIEIETMDEANSFQDKLCNLLEEFQANKSEKVMSKKKEPVFSKDYNHMSTEAEEHRGSMEWREPWQGGPPGDHMHPRDAYLQNPRDGYQDDPQDHYHSDVRDDRGGYNERPNSRGRRRGNSLEHFEYNSQEPFEGDFQDSAGGYRDHSRETRNFHGGPSRAFDDRYDRRAKEERLTDRRQSDDCLESAAPQQDYHKGGFRHATRGSREHKPGRPSYPRSEAPPEDNWSPSERPERSSYPRSTTPGEGRGHRRRASPCYPEPPFHEQPGYRPRRGQGSPTDPPPSSSLSKITSTLLQLVARKGSF, via the exons ATGGAGGGCTCTAGTTACGACGACAGTGATGACATTTCCTTTATTTTATGTGAA GTATGTAATGCTAAAATTAGAGGAGAAACGCAGTACAAGATACATCTGACTGAGAATCAGCACCTAAAG AAAGAGGATGCACTGATCGCCCGCG GGCTCTTTAGAAGAGAGAAGCCCCTACCAAAATGGACCAGTATATCCCAGTACATTGACTACTTGCAACTGGATGAGCCCATAATTG GTCTGCAGCACCTGGTGGAGGTGGACAGCAGTGGTCCCGGGCTCAGGTACCTGTGCCGGCTCTGTTTCACAGAGGCGGACCTTCCCGGTATCACCAATCACATCCTGAGCCGGAAGCACCGGCAGAAGTACCTG GTGACCAATCGACCCGACTTGGTGACATGGAATGTTAACAATGTGAATCAGCTGGGGAAGTTGGTGCGGGCCAAGGCTGAAGTGGTGGAACGTCAAGACGGCCGTGGTCTTCCAGAG gaaagaaagagaaaaagagaggTGAAGCCACATCCTGGCTCTTTCAGGG TTACCCTAAAGGAGACCCCTGGTGGAATGGAAGACCAGCAGCATTACAGCAAAGCCCGCCAGAACCAAGCCATGGGTGGATTCAGGCGCTGGGAGGCGAGGAGGGAGATGACAGGATCGGGCAGGGGATTCAACGAAAAGGACCGTTACGGACAGCGGTACGGAAGAGGAGACTCGTATGGGAGGGGCTACCATGAGGAAGACCGTGACGAGCAGCGTTACCAGGAGGATGGCTCTTATGATGAAGAGTACCCGTACAAGGCCCCTTATGAGCAACGGTACCAGGATGCAGAGCCTTATAGGGAAGCCTATGCTGGGGGAAGCCAGTTTGGGCAAGAACATTTGGATGAGGGAGATTCCTGGCAGGGAAGGCAGGAGGAATGGGGCCACCACGACGATGCGGACAGACGCAGACAGAGGTTCCCGGACTCTTCAGAGGAGAGGAAGCGAGAGAGGCTGGTGCATCTTCTGCGTGACTGTGCACAGAAATCTCAACACACCGACCTCCCTGAGGGCCATGTTGGGGGTCGTGGGAACAGGGCAGAGGGACCTGATCGAGGGTTCGGTTATAGCAGAAGGGATGAGAGGAGAGTGCCGTTTGATGGAGAGCAAGCCAGGAAGCCTGCAATGTATAACAGGGACGATGGCACGAGGAGCACGCAGTTTGACGGGCCAGAGTATGACAGGGGTGAGAGATCAAGCTACCACAGAGAACTTCCTTACAGAGATGATGACCGACTGTCTAGAGAAGACAACAACCTTCCTAGAAAGAGGATGAGACCAGATCCTGGTTTGCAAAAGCAG GTGGATTGCAGAAGGGCTGAACAGCAGAGTGTTAAACAAAATATCTTGGATGTGCTG AATAATATTGAAATTGAGACCATGGATGAAGCCAACTCCTTCCAGGACAAGCTGTGTAACCTTCTGGAGGAGTTTCAAGCAAACAAATCTGAGAAGGTTATG TCCAAGAAGAAGGAGCCCGTGTTTTCCAAAGATTACAATCATATGAGCACCGAAGCAGAAGAGCACAGAGGGAGTATGGAGTGGAGAGAGCCTTGGCAGGGCGGTCCGCCAGGCGACCACATGCATCCAAGGGACGCCTACCTTCAGAACCCCAGAGATGGCTATCAGGATGATCCACAAGATCACTACCATTCTGATGTCAGAGACGACCGTGGCGGTTACAATGAACGGCCAAATAGTCGCGGTCGTCGCAGGGGAAATTCACTAGAGCATTTCGAATACAATTCACAAGAGCCGTTCGAAGGGGATTTCCAAGACTCCGCGGGTGGGTACAGAGACCATTCAAGAGAGACTAGGAATTTTCACGGGGGCCCTTCCAGAGCATTCGACGACCGCTATGACAGACGTGCCAAAGAGGAGCGGCTGACAGACAGACGTCAATCTGATGATTGCCTGGAATCAGCAGCGCCGCAGCAAGATTACCATAAAG GAGGTTTCAGACATGCGACCCGCGGTTCCAGAGAGCACAAACCCGGCAGGCCATCTTATCCGCGATCCGAAGCCCCGCCTGAAGACAATTGGTCGCCCTCCGAGAGACCAGAGAGGTCCTCCTACCCCCGCAGCACCACCCCTGGTGAGGGGCGCGGTCACAGACGTCGTGCCTCACCCTGCTACCCCGAGCCCCCTTTCCACGAGCAGCCTGGATACAGGCCGAGGAGAGGCCAGGGTTCACCCACAGATCCCCCACCCTCCTCCAGCCTCAGCAAAATCACATCCACCCTCCTGCAGCTTGTGGCACGTAAAGGGTCATTTTAG